One region of Vibrio pelagius genomic DNA includes:
- the potC gene encoding spermidine/putrescine ABC transporter permease PotC, with protein sequence MGRTVKFSFMTLVYGFLYLPIIVLIANSFNANKFGMKWGGFTTKWYDALINNDSLMQAAWHSLNVAVFSATAATIVGSLTAVALFRYQFKGKGVVNTMLFVVMMSPDIVMAISLLALFLVMGVQLGFFTLLAAHITFCLPFVVVTVYSRLNGFDVKMLEAAKDLGASEWTILKQIILPLAKPAVAAGWLLSFTLSLDDVIISSFVTGPTYEILPLKIYSMVKVGISPEVNALATVMLVVSLILVVASQLLAREKIK encoded by the coding sequence ATGGGTCGCACAGTTAAGTTCAGCTTTATGACATTGGTATATGGTTTTCTATACTTACCAATCATCGTACTAATCGCAAACTCATTTAATGCGAACAAATTTGGTATGAAATGGGGCGGCTTCACCACCAAGTGGTATGACGCACTCATAAATAATGACAGCCTTATGCAGGCAGCATGGCACTCTCTCAATGTGGCTGTGTTCTCTGCAACCGCGGCGACAATCGTCGGTAGCTTGACGGCTGTGGCATTGTTCAGATACCAGTTCAAAGGTAAAGGCGTTGTAAACACAATGCTGTTTGTGGTGATGATGTCACCTGATATAGTTATGGCAATCTCGTTATTGGCACTGTTTTTGGTAATGGGTGTTCAGCTTGGGTTCTTCACCCTACTCGCAGCTCACATTACCTTCTGTCTACCGTTTGTTGTGGTGACAGTCTACAGTCGCTTGAACGGCTTTGATGTCAAAATGCTGGAAGCAGCAAAAGACTTGGGCGCCAGTGAGTGGACGATCTTGAAACAGATCATTCTTCCGCTAGCGAAACCTGCGGTTGCTGCGGGTTGGTTACTGAGCTTCACACTATCGCTTGATGACGTGATCATCAGCTCTTTTGTGACTGGTCCAACATATGAAATCTTACCATTGAAGATTTATTCAATGGTGAAAGTGGGAATATCACCAGAGGTTAATGCCCTCGCAACGGTTATGCTTGTGGTCTCGTTGATACTAGTTGTTGCTTCTCAACTGCTAGCAAGAGAGAAAATCAAGTAA
- the potB gene encoding spermidine/putrescine ABC transporter permease PotB, whose product MSKKFNLQNAIIALITGWLVIFVMIPNIMIIGTSFLTRDEANLIDMTFTLDNYVRLADPLYFKVLAHSFYMAIVATLLCLVIGYPFAYIIAKMPAKWRPFMLFLVIVPFWTNSLIRTYGLKIVLGTQGILNKSLMALEIIDKPMRIMYTETAVMIGLVYILLPFMILPLYSAIEKLDDTYIEAAKDLGANKLQTLLKVILPLTMPGIIGGCLLVLLPALGMFYISDLLGGAKNLLIGNVIKSQVLNARDWPFGAATSIALTAAMAVMLYAYYRAGKLLNKKVELD is encoded by the coding sequence ATGAGCAAGAAGTTTAATTTACAAAACGCCATTATCGCTTTAATCACTGGTTGGCTTGTTATTTTCGTGATGATTCCAAACATCATGATTATTGGTACAAGCTTTTTAACTAGAGATGAAGCGAACCTTATCGATATGACGTTCACTCTCGATAATTATGTTCGTCTGGCTGATCCATTATACTTCAAAGTGTTAGCGCATTCGTTCTACATGGCGATTGTAGCAACTCTACTTTGTTTAGTGATTGGTTATCCATTCGCTTATATTATTGCGAAAATGCCAGCTAAATGGCGCCCATTCATGCTGTTCTTGGTGATTGTTCCTTTTTGGACAAACTCATTGATTCGTACCTACGGCTTGAAGATTGTACTGGGTACTCAAGGTATATTGAACAAAAGCTTGATGGCATTAGAAATCATCGATAAGCCGATGCGTATTATGTACACAGAAACAGCTGTAATGATTGGTCTCGTATACATCCTACTGCCGTTTATGATTCTGCCACTCTACTCTGCAATTGAGAAGTTGGACGATACCTACATTGAAGCTGCAAAAGATTTGGGTGCGAATAAATTACAGACGTTACTTAAAGTCATTTTACCACTAACAATGCCAGGTATTATTGGCGGCTGTTTACTTGTCTTGTTACCTGCGTTAGGCATGTTCTACATTTCCGACCTTTTAGGCGGTGCGAAGAACCTACTGATTGGTAACGTGATTAAGAGCCAGGTACTGAACGCCCGAGATTGGCCGTTTGGTGCGGCAACCAGTATTGCGCTAACGGCAGCAATGGCTGTGATGCTTTATGCCTACTATCGTGCAGGTAAGCTATTGAATAAGAAAGTGGAGCTAGACTAA
- the potA gene encoding spermidine/putrescine ABC transporter ATP-binding protein PotA produces the protein MNAKQSVGKPVVQLTGISKSFDGKEVIGNLDLNVNHGEFLTILGPSGCGKTTVLRMIAGFETADNGQILLADQNVTQVPAEQRHVNTVFQSYALFPHMTVFDNVAFGLRMQKVPSAEIEPRVTDALKMVRLEQMAQRKPHQLSGGQQQRIAIARAVVNKPKVLLLDESLSALDYKLRKQMQIELKQLQRQLGITFIFVTHDQEEALSMSDRIIVMRDGVIEQDGTPREIYEEPKNLFVARFIGEINVFEATAISRQDEKRIVAKIEGEDSIIYHDKEITEGQKLQVLLRPEDLRIEEIKESEQRGIVGHIIERTYKGMTLDSVVELESGMRVMVSEFFNEDDPDVDHSLGQKVAVTWVESWEVVLEDEQEV, from the coding sequence TTGAACGCTAAACAATCAGTAGGAAAACCAGTAGTACAACTCACTGGTATTAGTAAAAGTTTCGATGGTAAGGAAGTCATCGGCAATCTTGATCTAAATGTCAATCACGGTGAGTTCCTCACCATCTTAGGCCCATCCGGTTGTGGTAAAACCACAGTACTAAGAATGATTGCGGGGTTTGAAACGGCAGATAATGGTCAAATCCTATTAGCTGATCAGAATGTTACCCAAGTTCCTGCTGAACAAAGGCATGTAAACACGGTTTTCCAGAGCTACGCCCTATTCCCACATATGACTGTCTTCGACAATGTGGCATTTGGTCTACGTATGCAGAAAGTTCCAAGCGCTGAGATTGAGCCTCGTGTAACGGATGCTTTGAAAATGGTACGCCTAGAACAGATGGCGCAACGAAAACCACACCAACTCTCTGGTGGTCAGCAGCAACGTATCGCGATCGCGCGTGCGGTTGTTAATAAGCCTAAAGTTCTACTGCTGGATGAATCTCTATCGGCGCTGGATTACAAACTTCGTAAACAGATGCAGATTGAGCTTAAGCAGCTTCAGCGTCAACTTGGTATTACGTTCATCTTTGTAACGCATGACCAAGAAGAAGCGCTATCGATGTCAGACCGTATTATCGTTATGCGAGACGGTGTTATCGAACAAGATGGTACGCCACGTGAAATCTACGAAGAGCCTAAAAACCTATTCGTTGCGCGTTTCATTGGCGAGATCAACGTGTTCGAAGCAACCGCAATTTCTCGTCAAGACGAAAAGCGTATTGTGGCAAAGATTGAAGGTGAAGACTCTATTATCTATCACGATAAAGAGATCACTGAAGGACAAAAGCTGCAAGTTCTATTAAGACCTGAAGATCTTCGAATCGAAGAGATCAAAGAGTCTGAGCAGCGTGGCATTGTTGGCCATATTATCGAGCGTACCTATAAAGGCATGACGCTGGATTCAGTTGTTGAACTGGAATCTGGTATGCGCGTAATGGTTAGCGAATTCTTCAACGAAGATGACCCAGATGTTGATCACTCACTGGGCCAAAAAGTTGCTGTAACTTGGGTTGAGAGCTGGGAAGTGGTGCTAGAAGATGAGCAAGAAGTTTAA
- a CDS encoding glucosaminidase domain-containing protein: MHNSDLEQKGRTLALKATALVLLGSVSLVGPYLYNEEVERRKASTEKTQAGSSNIPKLKLPSGKPNFAEIEDTNAKKKAFFDYLRPSINLENRRISKERFFLEKLADKGVSNADAEDEAYAERLAKLYSLPLSTAGIDEKWVKEMLSRINVIPEALVLTQAANESAWGTSRFATKANNYFGHWCYSKGCGLVPLQRNEGSTHEVAKFSSSQESVHRYFMNLNRNNAYQDLRNIRAELASKGDDLLTMEAATKLTEGLLKYSERGADYVTDLQAMIRHNKVYWVK; the protein is encoded by the coding sequence ATGCATAACTCAGATTTAGAACAAAAAGGCCGTACTCTTGCTCTCAAGGCCACGGCTCTCGTATTATTAGGCTCGGTCTCTTTGGTCGGCCCTTACCTTTATAATGAGGAAGTCGAGCGCAGAAAGGCATCCACCGAAAAAACTCAAGCGGGGAGCAGCAATATTCCCAAATTAAAGCTGCCATCAGGGAAACCTAACTTCGCTGAGATTGAAGATACTAATGCAAAGAAAAAAGCCTTCTTCGACTATCTACGCCCGAGTATCAATCTTGAAAACCGCCGCATTTCCAAAGAACGATTTTTCTTAGAAAAGCTTGCCGATAAGGGAGTCTCAAATGCTGACGCAGAAGACGAAGCATACGCGGAAAGATTAGCTAAGCTATACAGCTTACCGCTTTCAACCGCAGGTATCGATGAAAAGTGGGTGAAAGAGATGCTGAGCCGTATAAACGTGATTCCGGAAGCTTTAGTTCTGACACAAGCGGCTAATGAATCTGCTTGGGGTACGTCTCGATTTGCGACTAAAGCAAACAACTACTTTGGGCATTGGTGTTACAGCAAAGGATGTGGGCTTGTTCCATTACAACGTAATGAAGGAAGCACACATGAAGTAGCGAAATTTTCTTCTAGCCAAGAATCCGTACACCGCTATTTCATGAACTTAAATCGAAATAATGCCTATCAAGACCTACGTAATATCAGAGCTGAGTTGGCTAGTAAAGGCGACGATCTGTTAACGATGGAAGCGGCTACTAAACTGACGGAAGGTTTGTTGAAATATTCTGAACGTGGTGCTGACTATGTGACTGATTTACAAGCCATGATACGCCACAACAAGGTATACTGGGTCAAATAA
- a CDS encoding DUF2987 domain-containing protein produces MKKTTLAILASLSLGLSLPAAAQEYMFTYSKLYTQLKNNLKEGHEDVKVAVFFVDQANNTTCHIRKSWMEKEEHYEDLEVSSGNELLIPIDKNLRSANPLIFVHTTEEECAYSLVVMTKEPLQGEVQVSDIETLLPQMQTMLEDLSGMFSSWFTPDIEGVTLEFPNQLDSEISFSNGKKIAIEQGRARFTIAELDGASSFTLPEPTLRVLPYIPADK; encoded by the coding sequence ATGAAAAAGACGACGCTTGCTATTCTGGCCTCATTGAGTCTTGGGCTTTCTCTGCCCGCTGCTGCCCAAGAGTACATGTTCACCTATTCAAAACTATACACGCAACTAAAGAACAATCTTAAAGAAGGTCACGAAGACGTAAAAGTTGCTGTATTTTTTGTAGACCAAGCCAACAATACGACTTGTCACATTCGTAAGTCTTGGATGGAAAAAGAAGAGCACTACGAAGATCTAGAGGTTTCTTCAGGTAATGAGCTTCTGATTCCTATCGACAAAAACTTGCGATCAGCGAATCCTTTAATCTTCGTTCATACAACAGAAGAAGAATGCGCATACTCACTCGTAGTCATGACCAAAGAGCCACTACAAGGCGAAGTACAGGTTAGCGATATAGAAACACTACTACCGCAAATGCAAACTATGTTAGAAGACCTCAGCGGTATGTTTTCTAGTTGGTTCACACCTGATATTGAGGGCGTAACACTGGAATTCCCAAATCAACTCGATAGTGAAATCAGCTTTTCAAATGGTAAAAAGATAGCAATTGAGCAGGGTCGTGCTCGCTTTACCATTGCAGAACTTGACGGCGCGAGCAGCTTTACACTGCCAGAACCAACATTACGAGTATTGCCATATATTCCAGCTGACAAATAA
- the ttcA gene encoding tRNA 2-thiocytidine(32) synthetase TtcA — MNQNDNRKEIHEFNKLQKRLRRNVGNAIIDYNMIEENDVVMACISGGKDSFAMLDILLRLREAAPIKFDVVAVNLDQKQPGFPEHILPEYFETLNIPYYIVDKDTYSVVKEKIPEGKTTCGLCSRLRRGTLYSFAEKIGATKIALGHHMDDIVETMFLNMFHGARLKAMPPKLRSDDGRNVVIRPLTYCRETDLIKYAEHKEFPIIPCNLCGSQENLQRQSIKAMLIDWDKKTPGRVEKIFKSIQNVSPSQLADRELFDFVNLPLDRSGEREEYEFQEAEISSSNIDESMFIDVTNI, encoded by the coding sequence ATGAACCAAAACGATAACAGAAAAGAAATCCACGAATTCAACAAGCTTCAAAAGCGCCTAAGAAGAAATGTTGGAAATGCCATCATCGACTACAACATGATCGAAGAAAATGACGTAGTAATGGCCTGTATTAGTGGCGGTAAAGACTCATTCGCTATGTTAGACATCCTGCTACGTTTACGTGAAGCAGCACCAATCAAATTTGATGTTGTTGCAGTAAACCTAGACCAAAAACAACCTGGCTTTCCTGAGCATATTCTTCCTGAATACTTTGAAACGCTGAACATTCCTTACTACATCGTAGATAAAGATACGTACTCAGTGGTTAAAGAGAAGATCCCAGAAGGTAAAACAACGTGTGGCCTATGTTCTCGTCTGCGTCGTGGTACTTTGTACTCATTCGCAGAGAAGATTGGCGCGACTAAAATTGCCCTTGGTCACCACATGGATGACATCGTTGAAACTATGTTCCTTAACATGTTCCACGGTGCTCGCCTAAAAGCTATGCCACCTAAACTGCGTTCTGATGATGGCCGTAACGTTGTTATTCGCCCACTGACTTACTGTCGTGAAACGGATCTTATCAAGTACGCTGAACACAAAGAGTTCCCAATCATTCCTTGTAATCTATGTGGCTCGCAAGAGAACCTACAACGTCAATCTATCAAAGCGATGCTTATTGACTGGGATAAGAAAACTCCAGGTCGTGTAGAGAAGATCTTCAAGTCAATTCAAAACGTTAGCCCAAGCCAACTGGCTGACCGTGAACTGTTTGATTTCGTGAACCTTCCATTAGATCGTAGCGGCGAGCGTGAAGAGTACGAATTCCAAGAAGCTGAAATCTCATCTTCTAACATCGATGAGTCAATGTTCATCGACGTGACTAACATCTAG
- a CDS encoding IS3 family transposase (programmed frameshift), protein MKSITRRTQCDYSLAFKLDVVDQVERGELTYKQAQDKYGIQGCSTVLVWLRKHGRLDWSGGTPRFMKKGLPMSEFNSPPTPEQRIKELEKKLEDTKLRADFFEEVVKVMERDHGVRVVKKHKGGVVQEQNIAQLTVTRFCQIINISRQAYYKQCLIDDRNRQRDKALLSFVRETRIKQARIGTRKLKYMMEKAGMKVGRDYLFSLLKHHRLLVKVKRAYHRTTDSHHRFYCHPNKIKDGFKPERPEQLWVADITYLPTYEGNSYVSLITDAYSRKIVGYSVDDNMQTKAVKQAFIRALRERRNQESLIHHSDRGSQYCSKEYQDLHSRHKIVCSMTDGYDCYQNALAERVNGILKMEYLLKKPKDVAQARKMVAESVEIYNQMRPHTALKYKTPDEVHRAF, encoded by the exons ATGAAATCAATAACTAGACGAACTCAATGTGATTACTCCCTCGCTTTTAAATTGGATGTTGTTGATCAAGTCGAGCGAGGTGAACTGACTTACAAACAAGCACAAGACAAGTACGGCATACAAGGTTGTTCTACAGTATTAGTGTGGCTCCGAAAGCACGGTCGACTTGATTGGTCTGGGGGCACACCTCGATTCATGAAGAAAGGTTTACCTATGTCTGAATTCAATTCACCACCTACACCAGAGCAACGTATCAAAGAGTTAGAAAAGAAACTCGAGGATACCAAACTGAGGGCCGACTTCTTTGAAGAAGTAGTAAAAGTTATGGAACGAGACCATGGTGTCCGCGTCGTAAAAAAGCACAAAGGTG GCGTCGTCCAAGAGCAAAACATAGCTCAGCTCACGGTGACTAGATTTTGCCAAATCATCAATATATCTAGGCAAGCATATTATAAACAGTGTCTTATTGACGATCGTAACAGGCAGCGTGACAAAGCTCTTCTGAGCTTTGTTCGTGAAACTCGCATCAAACAGGCTCGAATAGGAACGAGAAAGCTTAAGTACATGATGGAAAAAGCTGGAATGAAAGTAGGTCGGGATTATCTATTTTCTCTGCTTAAACATCATCGGCTGCTTGTGAAGGTTAAACGTGCTTACCATCGAACAACGGATAGCCATCATAGGTTTTACTGCCACCCAAATAAAATAAAGGATGGCTTTAAGCCCGAAAGACCGGAACAGTTGTGGGTTGCTGATATTACTTACCTTCCAACCTATGAGGGAAACAGTTACGTCAGTCTTATCACTGATGCCTATTCCAGAAAGATCGTCGGATACAGCGTGGATGACAACATGCAGACGAAGGCCGTAAAACAAGCTTTTATAAGAGCTTTGAGAGAACGTCGAAATCAGGAAAGCTTAATCCATCACTCAGATAGAGGCTCACAGTACTGTTCAAAGGAGTACCAAGACTTACACTCTAGGCACAAGATCGTGTGTTCCATGACTGATGGATATGACTGCTATCAAAATGCCTTGGCAGAGAGAGTAAATGGTATTTTGAAAATGGAATACTTGTTGAAGAAACCTAAAGATGTTGCTCAGGCGAGAAAAATGGTCGCCGAGTCAGTAGAAATCTATAATCAGATGAGGCCACATACGGCCTTAAAATACAAAACGCCCGATGAAGTACATCGAGCGTTTTGA
- a CDS encoding FNR family transcription factor, which produces MISEKPVTKRVQSGGCAIHCQDCSISQLCIPFTLNESELDQLDQIIERKKPIQKGQELFKAGDELKSLYAIRSGTIKSYTITEQGDEQITAFHLAGDLVGFDAITGDSHPSFAQALETSMVCEIPYEILDDLSGKMPKLRQQIMRLMSNEIKGDQEMILLLSKKNAEERLAAFLYNLSTRFSQRGFSPREFRLTMTRGDIGNYLGLTVETISRLLGRFQKADILSVKGKYITIEDHDALMELAGVSKE; this is translated from the coding sequence ATGATTTCTGAAAAGCCTGTGACGAAACGTGTTCAGTCTGGTGGCTGTGCAATCCATTGTCAGGATTGCAGTATTAGCCAGCTGTGTATCCCATTTACTTTGAATGAGTCTGAGCTTGACCAACTTGACCAGATCATTGAAAGAAAGAAGCCTATTCAAAAGGGCCAAGAGCTGTTTAAAGCGGGTGACGAGCTTAAGTCTCTTTACGCAATACGCTCTGGCACTATCAAAAGCTATACGATTACCGAACAAGGTGATGAGCAAATCACAGCATTCCATTTAGCGGGTGATCTAGTCGGTTTTGATGCAATTACTGGTGATTCACATCCAAGCTTTGCACAAGCGCTCGAGACATCGATGGTATGTGAGATTCCATACGAAATCCTTGATGACTTGTCAGGTAAAATGCCTAAGCTTCGTCAGCAGATCATGCGTTTGATGAGTAACGAGATCAAAGGTGACCAAGAGATGATACTACTGCTTTCGAAAAAGAACGCAGAAGAGCGTCTTGCAGCATTCCTTTACAACTTGTCGACTCGTTTCTCTCAGCGCGGCTTCAGCCCTCGCGAATTTCGTTTAACGATGACTCGTGGTGACATCGGCAACTATCTCGGCCTAACGGTTGAAACCATCAGTCGTTTACTAGGTCGTTTCCAAAAAGCGGACATTCTAAGCGTTAAAGGTAAATACATCACCATCGAAGATCATGATGCGCTGATGGAACTGGCTGGTGTTTCAAAAGAATAG
- a CDS encoding sulfite exporter TauE/SafE family protein, with amino-acid sequence MTPDWIGAFVVGLIGAGHCMGMCGGIASILSIGTQKPSPITPVLYNFGRLLSYMVIGGLIGGAVSSLGQLSDFNAALAWLRLIAALFMVVLALYIGKWWFGLLAFEKVGQRLWRYVSPMGQSLLPLKHPTHALPFGFIWGWLPCGLVYSMLTWAAVSGSWVNGAGIMLAFGLGTLPAMLTVGFGAGFLKKLQQADLFRQCGAILILLYGLFTAYQAIQLIIYTV; translated from the coding sequence ATGACACCTGATTGGATTGGTGCCTTTGTTGTTGGTTTGATTGGCGCAGGCCATTGCATGGGAATGTGTGGTGGCATTGCGTCGATACTCTCTATTGGTACTCAAAAGCCTTCCCCTATTACGCCTGTTCTATATAACTTCGGACGTTTATTAAGTTATATGGTGATTGGTGGTTTGATTGGCGGAGCCGTTTCGTCATTAGGACAGCTTAGTGACTTTAATGCTGCATTGGCATGGCTAAGACTCATTGCTGCACTATTCATGGTTGTTTTGGCGTTGTATATCGGCAAATGGTGGTTTGGACTGCTTGCATTTGAGAAAGTCGGCCAGCGTTTATGGCGTTATGTGTCACCAATGGGACAGTCTCTGCTCCCTCTCAAGCATCCAACCCATGCTCTACCTTTTGGTTTTATATGGGGCTGGCTTCCTTGTGGCTTGGTTTACTCTATGTTGACATGGGCAGCGGTGTCCGGTAGCTGGGTCAATGGGGCTGGAATCATGTTAGCTTTTGGCCTAGGAACATTGCCCGCCATGCTTACCGTTGGCTTTGGCGCAGGCTTTCTCAAGAAGCTGCAACAAGCTGATTTATTCAGGCAGTGTGGTGCAATTTTGATCCTTTTGTACGGTCTATTTACTGCTTACCAAGCCATTCAGCTCATTATTTATACCGTATAG
- the ccoS gene encoding cbb3-type cytochrome oxidase assembly protein CcoS yields MESLYILIPIAIVLVCVAVGIFLWAVKSEQFEDLERQGHNILFDEDTNDSSPKKQASSKK; encoded by the coding sequence ATGGAAAGCTTATACATACTCATTCCTATCGCTATCGTCTTAGTGTGTGTTGCCGTCGGTATTTTTTTGTGGGCGGTGAAAAGTGAACAATTTGAAGATCTTGAACGCCAAGGTCACAATATTTTGTTTGATGAAGACACAAATGACTCTTCTCCAAAGAAACAAGCAAGTAGCAAAAAATGA
- a CDS encoding heavy metal translocating P-type ATPase: MSESCYHCGEDVPAETDFKVEILGSIRPMCCPGCETVAQTIVDSGLVSYYQYRTAPAEKADLVPEQLLALSHYDNEDVQLEFVRNSENTSEVTLSLEGVSCAACAWLIEKQVSSQDGVYGIRVNTTTNRALLSWDNTKTKLSELLSAIHTLGYKAAPFEADKQEAAYHRSMKNYLYRLGVAGLATMQVMMLAVALYLEVFGNLEPEFKHYFRWVSLIFATPVLLYSALPFYINAWRSIKGRTLGMDVPVSIALLFAYVASLVATVTEQGEVFFESISMFTFFLLLGRFLEMRARRKAAAASGNLLKLVPAMATTLDGEQIPVKTLKVGDKIRVLPGEHIPADGIVLSGRVHIDESMLTGESIHVVKNQGDSVFAGTLNGDESFELEVKSSKADSVISNIVRLQDEAQLSKPRIAEIADIVARYFVAVILVISFGTWLYWHQTRPEDAFWIMLSVLVATCPCALSLATPTAITCSTSRMGNFGILLRKGHVFETLCKVNHLIIDKTGTLTEGDIRISQTETHAELDKDTCLQIAASLEQHANHPIAKAFKAFESDDVKVESVNNVIGSGITGEWNGHKVAIGSSEFILGQAQNAQSNGIYLSLDEKHIATFVYEDPIRKESIEFIQKFKEAGIKTTLLTGDSLVNAKPVAEEIGITDIVANAKPEDKLAYLNSRDDKDITMMVGDGINDAPILAGAHLSVAMGGGTDVAKASADMVLLGDKLDRLLQSRKLALKTRKIIRENLAWSLGYNLLILPLAVAGLVAPYIAVVGMSASSIIVVSNSLRLLKEQGK; this comes from the coding sequence ATGAGTGAATCCTGTTATCACTGCGGTGAAGATGTACCAGCGGAAACGGATTTTAAAGTAGAAATATTAGGCTCTATACGCCCAATGTGTTGCCCGGGCTGCGAAACCGTAGCCCAAACCATTGTTGATAGTGGCTTGGTCTCCTACTACCAGTATCGTACCGCTCCAGCTGAAAAAGCTGACCTTGTTCCTGAACAGTTGCTTGCGCTCAGTCATTACGACAATGAAGACGTACAACTTGAGTTTGTTCGTAACTCTGAAAACACCTCCGAAGTGACATTGTCACTTGAGGGCGTCTCTTGTGCGGCTTGTGCATGGCTGATTGAGAAGCAAGTTTCTTCTCAAGACGGTGTCTATGGTATTCGTGTTAACACCACTACCAACCGTGCTCTCCTAAGCTGGGACAATACCAAAACGAAATTGAGTGAGCTGCTATCGGCAATTCATACTTTGGGCTACAAAGCGGCGCCTTTTGAGGCGGACAAGCAAGAAGCTGCCTATCATCGTTCGATGAAGAATTACTTGTATCGTTTAGGTGTTGCGGGTTTGGCAACAATGCAAGTGATGATGCTTGCGGTCGCACTCTATCTTGAAGTGTTCGGCAATCTTGAGCCTGAATTCAAACACTACTTCCGTTGGGTGAGTTTGATCTTCGCTACTCCGGTTCTTCTCTACTCTGCTCTACCTTTCTATATTAACGCTTGGCGTAGTATTAAGGGCAGAACATTAGGCATGGACGTACCGGTGTCGATCGCTTTATTGTTTGCTTATGTTGCGAGCTTAGTTGCGACCGTCACAGAGCAAGGTGAAGTCTTCTTCGAATCTATCTCTATGTTTACGTTCTTCTTGCTGTTAGGACGATTCCTAGAGATGCGAGCACGTCGAAAAGCTGCGGCGGCGAGTGGTAACCTGCTTAAACTCGTACCCGCGATGGCGACGACATTAGACGGCGAACAGATTCCTGTTAAGACGCTAAAAGTCGGTGACAAAATCCGCGTATTACCAGGCGAACATATTCCTGCAGACGGTATCGTACTTTCTGGCCGCGTTCACATTGACGAATCAATGTTGACGGGTGAATCAATCCACGTGGTTAAAAACCAAGGCGATTCTGTTTTCGCGGGTACTTTGAATGGCGATGAGTCTTTTGAGCTAGAGGTTAAAAGCTCTAAAGCCGATTCGGTTATCTCTAATATTGTACGTTTGCAAGATGAAGCGCAGCTTTCTAAGCCACGCATTGCGGAAATTGCAGATATTGTCGCGCGTTATTTTGTAGCTGTGATTCTAGTTATCTCGTTTGGTACATGGTTGTATTGGCACCAAACTAGACCTGAAGATGCGTTCTGGATCATGTTGTCGGTGCTGGTAGCAACTTGTCCTTGTGCCCTGTCTCTTGCTACGCCAACGGCCATTACTTGTTCCACTTCGCGTATGGGTAACTTTGGTATCCTGCTACGTAAAGGACATGTTTTTGAGACGCTGTGCAAAGTAAACCACCTGATTATCGATAAAACAGGCACACTGACCGAAGGCGATATTCGTATAAGCCAAACGGAAACACACGCTGAGTTAGACAAAGATACTTGTCTACAAATTGCTGCGAGCCTTGAGCAGCACGCTAATCACCCTATTGCTAAGGCGTTTAAGGCATTCGAATCTGATGATGTAAAAGTAGAGTCAGTGAATAACGTGATTGGTTCTGGTATTACTGGTGAGTGGAATGGTCACAAAGTGGCTATCGGCAGCAGCGAGTTTATTCTTGGTCAGGCGCAGAACGCTCAGAGCAACGGTATCTATCTTTCTCTGGATGAAAAGCATATCGCTACCTTTGTATACGAAGACCCAATTCGTAAAGAGAGCATCGAGTTCATCCAGAAGTTTAAAGAAGCGGGTATTAAGACTACTCTGTTAACGGGTGATTCTTTGGTGAACGCTAAACCTGTCGCGGAAGAGATCGGTATTACTGATATCGTGGCGAATGCGAAACCGGAAGATAAGCTTGCGTACCTTAACTCGCGTGATGATAAAGATATTACCATGATGGTTGGTGATGGCATCAACGACGCTCCTATCTTGGCTGGCGCTCATTTATCTGTCGCTATGGGTGGTGGTACGGATGTAGCGAAAGCATCCGCTGATATGGTTTTATTGGGTGACAAGCTAGATAGACTACTTCAATCACGTAAGTTAGCATTGAAAACGCGTAAAATCATCCGCGAGAACTTGGCGTGGTCATTGGGATACAATCTACTTATACTGCCGCTTGCCGTTGCTGGCCTCGTAGCTCCGTATATCGCTGTAGTTGGCATGTCAGCAAGCTCTATTATTGTTGTGTCTAACTCATTAAGACTTTTAAAAGAGCAAGGTAAATAA